Genomic DNA from Gimesia aquarii:
TTTTGAATCATTATGCGTCCGAGCCAGAGTTGTATACCGATTTTCTTGAGCATTCGTTGTTTGCGCGAGGCGACTGGGGTGAACAATTCACAAACCAGGTGAAAGAAGCAGGCACTCGAATCGCCGCGATTTACGTTGCATCAATCCAACGTAAGGAAATTCGCGAAGACGTCAATATCGAAGCAGCCGTGTTGGAGTTTTTTGCTCACTACTATTTTGTGTTGATGATCCAAATCAAATCAAAATTCTCAGACGTCGAGTCTGGTGCAGCACAACATAAGCTGCTGATTGATCAGCATTATCGGGGAATCAAATTATGAAGCAAGTAAAACTTGCTAAGAGTGACGATGGATTCCGGATCTTAAACGAATGGCATGATCGATTCGAATCGAGACTATCATTCGAAACACGTACCGAAAGAGTCAATACTTCATTTGGATTCACAGATGTAATGATCACGGGGCCTGAAGAGTCTCAAGATTCGAGTCCTATAGTAATCCTTCATGGTGCGACAGCGGGAGCCCCGTTCGCCCTTGGTGAACTCCAAGATTTACCGGGACGACAACGGTTTTATACCGTCAACATACCCGGTCAATCAACACGTGCCGAGCAAGTTCGTCTGGATTTTGGAACGGACGAATATAGCCGCTGGCTTTGTGAAGTTTTCGATCAACTTTCAATTGAACGCGCGACTGTCTGTGGTGTCAGTTGGGGTGGAAGTGTGGCTTTGCAATTAGCAAAATACAATCCTGATCGGATCAGTGGATTAATTTTAGTCGTACCTGGTTCGATTGTTCGCGGACCTGTCCTGAAAGGGATCTGGGAAATCGGTTTACCCATGCTGCGATTTAAATTGTTTCCCACGCAGAAAAACTGCGATCGCGCGGTTCACAAAATATTTACGACGTCCGATGAATATTGGTCTCCTTACATCACGGATGCCATGCGGTACTGGAATGTCGATTTCTCAGTTCCACCGCTTGTTTCGAAGAACGATATGTCATCTCTTAACGCTCCCGTTTTTGTAATCGCTGCCGACAAAGATCTCTCATTCCCCGGAGAACCTCTGATTGCACGCTCTTATTCTCTATTCCCCAATTTAGTCGGCGCTCATTTATTAAAAAACAGTCACCACTGCCCTTCATTTGACTCTGATGACCGCCGGCGATTTACTCAAATTTTCGAGTCAGCCTTAGAGTCAATTCGAGCAGCATCGCCCTCAGCGTTTTGCGTTCAGTCTGAAACAAAACACTAAAGGCGGCCGCTACTCTACGACTTTGACTAAGAACGCCCCAGTGCCTCTCGCACACCGGCTCCATAAGCAGGATCAACCAGTTCGAAATGCTTGAGCTGTCGTTCCACAATCTCTTCGGGAACACCCTGCATAGCTGCGGCGATGTTCGAGAATAAGCGAGCTTTCTGTCCGTCATCAAACAGATTAAACAATGCGCGAGGTTGTGCATAATCGTCGTTACCTTCACGGTGATTATAGCGGTCGGCATCACCTGAGATTTTGAGTGGCGGCTCTGCCACATCTGGTTGCTCCACAGGTCCGTTGAAGGAATTCGGTTCGTAGTATGCATCCGAATTTGTGCCGTTCGACTTAAAGCACATCGCGCCGTCTTTATGGTAATGATGCACGGGACACTTCGGTGCGTTGACCGGTAGCGATTCATAATGCGTGCCCAAACGATGACGGTGTGCGTCCGCGTAGGAGAAGATGCGGGCCTGCAACATTTTATCAGGAGAAAATCCGATGCCCGGCACGATATTGGACGGAGAAAACGAGGCCTGTTCAATCTCCGCGAAGTAATTATCCGGATTGCGATTCAATTCCATGGTACCAACATCGATACAGGGATAATCACTGTGCGGCCAGACTTTGGTCAGGTCGAACGGATTATAAGGCGTCAGGTCGGCATCGGTTTCCGGCATGATCTGTACCTGAAACTTCCATTTAGGAAAGTCACCGTTTTCGATGGCATAGAACAGGTCTTCCTGAGTACTTTCGCGCGTCTTGCCGACAACCTGCTCGGCTTCTTCGTTCGTCCAGTGCTTGTGCCCCTGCTCTGTTTTGAAATGAAATTTGACCCAGAAGCGTTCGTTCTGATCGTTGATCAAACTAAAAGTGTGGCTGCCATAGCCGTTGATGTGACGCACACTGATAGGCAACCCACGATCTGAAAACAGGATCGTAACCTGATGCAATGATTCTGGTGAGAGAGACCAGAAATCCCACATTGCGGTGGGGGAGCGTAAATTAGTGCGCGGGTGCCGCTTCTGTGTATGGATAAAATCGGGAAACTTATAAGCGTCTCGCACAAAGAATACCGGGGTGTTATTGCCGACCAGATCCCAGTTTCCTTCTTCCGTATAGAACTTCAAGGCGAATCCACGCACATCCCGCTCTGCATCGGCGGCACCCGCTTCGCCGGCCACTGTCGAGAAGCGCGCGATCATTTCGGTTTGCGTTCCCGGCTGCAGCACTTTCGCTTTGGTATATTTGCTGATGTCATGTTCGATTGTCAGTGTTCCAAACGCCCCCCAGCCTTTGGCATGCACAACCCGTTCCGCGATCCGCTCGCGATTTTGATGAGCCAGTTTTTCGATCAGCTGGTAATCCTGTAACAGAACCGGACCACGGGGGCCTGCTGTGATTGAATTTTGATTATCGGCGATCGGCGCGCCGCCTGTTGTGGTCAGTTTTGGCTTCTTATTCATTCTCTTTGCTCCTCGAAAGATCCTTAGAATTTGATTCTTAGTGAACTATATTGGCCAGGAGTCAAGATGTCTAATGAATTATCCGGATAGTTGTCATGCACCAAACACATCATAAACAGAGGCTGCTTTGAGCATAGCTCAGTTTGATCACCTGAATGTAAATCTCAAGACACATTCCCCATTTTCAGTACTCATTTTCAACTTGACACCGCCGCGCCCTTCGCGAAAGTTCCCACTTGTGCGTCGCGCGCGCGAGCGAATTTTATTTTGTAGATGAACAGGAAAACGCGTGAGGTTTTTAGCACTATGAAAAACACTGGTATTGTAGGGTTAACGAAATATGTCACGAAAACCAGTGCAACATGAGCACTACGTTTCGAATCGCTCTGAGTACAATTCATGCAAAATATCGTTCCGATTAAACCACTTCTCAGACAATGTTGCGCAAATCTGAAACTCATCAGCTTACCGCCCTTCTCCATCATGACACTCTCATGCCAGAACCTTATCCAAACGAGTTTCAATACAATCTAAATTTGATTACTTGCATGACGCACGAGGTCATGAAGATTGAAGTAGCAAGCCAATTTTAACCTCTATTCTACTCGATATACCTTCTGCCGACGAAGTGAAAATCATGAACTCGTTGAACAAGTTGCTGAGACATAGTGGGCTGAAAAACGAAGGGCTCAATCCAAAGATATCAGTTAAGTGCACTCTCCATCTTGCGAGCCATTGCCATCGCTTATGCCAAGTTCTATGAACTCAACCCTGAAGCGATGGAAATCATGATCCAGGAACGAGCCGAGTTTCGAGACTCCGTTTTCCCATCGCACCTCATATACCGTCAAGAACAACGCAAACGCATGGATAATTTTCTGCGGGCTGCCATTAATTTGAGTGAAATTCGTGATTTTGACGTCGATAACGCAACATATCCATTTGCCGATCTGTTGTTCGGCAGCGTCATAAATGGCTGTGTCGAGGGCAGAACATCGAATCCCGTTGCTTGAGTTAAGCCTGCTATCTACCTCTATTTGAACGGTCTTGCACCCTATTCAAATTAGGGAGTTTTCTGAATGGGGATGGAGAAGACGAATGAATTTTGCTATTCCCTCTTTTTGGGTATTCTGGTAACAAAGTATCTCCAATATACAGTCATATCATTACAGAACTTGCTTGCTTATCTTTCGATTTTCATCTCAGCTGACTTCCACATCGCAGTGATTTGCTTCTTGAGTTTCTCAAAAGAAGTCTACACACAGAGTAAAAAATGTTATCTCAATTTTTTGAGACAGAGATTTCAAGATTCTGACTTCTGGAACGATATCACATAAAGCATAAAGCGGCACGGACGGACTGGTCCGTTTGTTTGGTTGAACCTTAATTTTACCAGGTAAAATGGTATGGATTTACAAGAAACCACTTTCACAAACACTTTTGGAGAGGCTCTTGGCCCATTGCTTGTCTTCGTGCGATCAACCTATTTTTTTGAGGCTTATGTGTTCATGCCCGTGATGACGGCAATCTCGATTCCAATCTTCTTGAGTCTTATCCGTTGCGAAGAATTCAAAACATCTGCCAGAAAGTCAAAGCTCTGGTTTGTGATGTATTACAGTCTTTGTTTTCTAGCAACAAACGTGACAGCAGTCGCGTTCAAAACACTCATTGTTGAAGAACTCGACTACACGACACATGTCTGGTATGAGGCATTTGTCGGACCTATGCATTTCTACATTTTGAGTGTGATTCTATCTTACCTTTGGCTGATTTCACAAAACTGTGGCTCATCACTCCGTCTGTATCTGATTGTGTATATTCAAATTGGCTTACTGGGTGGATATGCAACTGGTCTTTATCGTTTGTTAAATGAACCACTCAACATATTGGATCCAACCAGTGGTGTTAGTGGAATACTTTTCTTAATTTGGTTCGGAATTTTTAATTGGGACATACTACGGCGTGTTGAAACTTCTCACTTTAAGTTAATGGAAATTGCAAACCACAAATCAAGTTATTGAACTCAACAAAACTGGTGCTCAAAATACAAAATCTTTAGAGAAGTGTAATAGAACTTGTTCCTTTTATTCATTTTCCAATTTCACTCATCAAAGGCGTTACGCAGCATCGCCAGTGATTTGGGAATCGCGGTTTCGTAATCTTCTTTACCTTCGAATTCCAGCGTGATGTAACCTTGGTATTTGTTTTTCTTCAAGATTTGGGCAATGAGACTATAATCCAGATCTAACGTGTACCATTTCCCGCCGCCGTAGTAGGTTTTGGCTTGCACATAAACAGTTTTCGGTGCAATTTGTTCCAGTTTCTCGTACGGGTCTTCCAGGAAGTTGCCGGTGTCCATGGTAACTTGCAGCCAAGGCGAATCGATGGCATTCACAATGCGCATTAAACCTTCAGGTGTGCGCGCCATTCCCCAGTGATTTTCCAATCCTAACAGAACGCCACACTCTTCTGCTTTTTTCAAACATTGTTCCAGACTGCCAATCACCCAGCCATAAGCGTCGTCATCGGTGTACCCTTTCAGTCGCGGCTCGATACCACGATTGCGCATCAACTCATCAAAATTGGCAGAGGTCCCCCACCCGCCTGTATTGACCCGCATCGTGGGAATTCCCATTTGATATGCCAATTCAATCTGATGTAAGGTCTTCTCTACATTTTTCTGGCGTCTGGCTTTATCGGGAGAGACAAAGCCCTGGTGTGTTGAAAAGCCACACAAATCAATCCCATGCAGAAACGCACGACGCTTAATGTTTTGCAGTTTCTTGTTCGACTCGCCTTTCATCTGCACGTGCAACACATCCACGCCATCAAAGCCGGACTCTGCCGCCAGATCGATACATTTTTCAATCGACAGCTTGGTACGCGCATTGTACCGCCAATACGAATACGTAGAGATCCCAATCCTGGCCCGACGTGGTTGGGTTTGAACTGATTCTTTTTCTCCCGCGGTACCAGACGAGGTCGCACCCAATACTGTTGCGGCGGCTGTGGAACTGGTGAGAAATTCTCGACGGCTGATAGGCATATCCGTTGATCCTTAAATACATGATGATCGATTCATCAAAGAGCTGATGAGAATGGCGAAGTGATTCGATCTCTAGTGTATGCTTCAGCTTGCCTGTTCGCAACGATTATCAGTCGATCGGGTTTGGTGGGAGGAATCCTGACAGGAGATGCTATTAGTTACTGTGTCAGAACATACTGCACGTTGAGAGAGTTACGGTAGATTGAGAGCCGATTCATCTTGATATAGTGAGAGACGAGAATGTCAATCTATATCTGTTGTGCATCATGAAACGATCAATACGACATCTACTTCTCTGTAATTAGTTCCGAACTCAAGACTTCGTCTTTTTCGGGATCGTAAGTGACCACATACTTGATGCCATCACAGTCGACATAATATCGAAAGCCGGTTTTGTCTTCTTCGTCTCGTTTAATGCCACATCTTTCGCATTTCAGCTTTGTTTTGATGGTAGCTAATGCGGCAGCGGCGATTTTATCGTCTTCGGGAACGGGAATGTTTCGTTCGCCAAGATTTTCGGAAGTGGCATTTGAAGCTGTTCCTGGATCAGTTGTCTCAGAGCAGCCAACAACAAAGATGGTGAGTAATAGTAAATATTTCATTCGCTAAGAGTACATAAAGTTGTGCTTTTGAATCAAGTCTAAACCCATGAAATCTATGAAAGGAATTTTGGGACTTCTACTTGTTATATTCGTAATGTGATTTGGTATCTCACATGCATCACTCTTGTCAGTCGCTTGCTTTCTTATTTTTATCGACGGTATTTAAGATATGTTTTGCAGCAATATTGTCTGCACGATCTTTCGGTAGTAACCCTTTATTCTTCAAGAAGTCATAAAAGTACTCATGAGTGCAATGTTTTTGATTGTCTGGTTTTACACTTGTAAAATGGTCGCTATTGGGAATGAGCTTGGGGGCTCCAAAATAGCGTCCCGCTGATTCCTCGGTGACCACAACGTGACGTGTTCTTAGCGGAATCCACTTCCATTTGAGAAAGCGTAAAATTCCCGGGGCAATAAAATGATTTTCGTAGAATTCTACACCACTTAATCCAGGTATACTTTTTTTATCAATCAGCTTCTTGAATTTAAAATCGAGGTCTTTATTCAATTCCCCGCCCCACTTTAACTGTTTGCCTTGAGAATGACCATAAAATCGAATAATTGGTGACAGACGGTTGGCAAGTTTTGAGCCGTATGATGGAGAGGCAATTAATACGAGCCCAATTTCCTTATTTTCGAATTCTTTTTGATTCGATTCCAGTAAATATCTGGCTACGATGCCACCCATACTGTGGCAAACAAACACAATTCGCTGCCAATTCAACACAGGAGCATGTCCATTTACATCTGGCCTGCCTAATGCAGAAAAAACTTGTTCTGCACAATCTCTGATTGTTGTCGAACCACTGTTGATTTCGGTGTAGTATCCTGCAAGAAAGATCGCAGGATCATTGAATCGAGAATCGGCGCCAATCAAATCGGGCCAAAAGACATGCTTGTCTCTTTCCTGATTAAGCCAGCAACTTCGGCTGTCCGAAAGGACTCCATGAATAAATACAAGAACGGTATCGCTATTGTTATAGGTATACCACTTATTGTTATCACTGGGATTTGAATTTTGCAAGTCGTTTTGATATTGCAAGGATGTCTGTTTTTTTCTTCGTATCCAGAGAATGAACCAGGGAAGTGTAGCCAGAATTGCAGAGAAAGGTAAAACGAATTCCCAGCGGACTGCATTGAAATGGAAATTCCCATCGATAATACGAGTCTGCCAAAGAGCGTATCCAAAAGAGGCGAGTATTAAAATCAGAGAAAATAGAAAATTTAAAAGAATGCTATGGCCCATTTTTTTTGGGGGCCCATGGTTGACTTCCTCTTTGTTGTGTTCACGATGATTGGTATCAGTCATTTTTCACTTCCGGACTAATTGCAATCCGTCGTACTACAGGTTTAGGCGTTCCGATTGTTTGTTCTCGGATCCATAAAGATCCCACCGTGCGTCCTACCATAGACTGAGAGATATTTATGGATTGTATTTTTGAGGGTACACGAATCTTTGCAGTAAAAGCGTAAGACCCTTTTTCAATCGCATCACCACTCATCGACCAGAATACTTGATTTTCTCGTAGACCTCCGGGAATAATTTTAGGTTTAAGGTTTTTGTATTGATCCCCCGATTTACGAAGTTCAGGAACAAGCTCTAAAGAGATCACAGTGGGAGGTGATATTTCGACGCAGAAAGACAGGTTTTTAATTTTTTTCGGATTCAGATTGCGAATTGTGAAGAAAAATTCTACTGATAATACTTGACCCTCTTCACCGACTGGCAGTGGTTTACTTTGAGCTACATTATGGATGAGCGGTTCTCCGAACGTAATTGAGCCATGTTTCAACGTGATTGAATTATAGGTTGATGGCTTTGCGGTAAGACTGCCTGCTATACCAACGACTTCATTTGACCAATTGTGAACGTCGTTTGACTTCCATTTCGATGGGTCTCCGGGAGGTCCTTTTGGAATTTTATCATACGCCTGTTTAAACATTGTGGTTGTTCGAACATCCGTGCGAATCAAGTTAACTTCTTTTCCCTTATAGTAAAAATCTTTGTTTTGAAGCTTATTGTTTTGCCATGTTGGAAATAATTCAGAAGCAGAAAGATCAACAAAAAGATTTCCATCTAGCTTATCATTTTTTCCAGAAAATGGTGATTTTGCTATAACCTGCATTTTTCCTGAGGGAGTTCGTTGTCCTGTATTCCAAGCCATTGATGAAGCCACGGTTTGTGCTGCAGAAAACCAGTCCTCGACGCGTGCTTGCTCTTCGTTTATCCCTTTTGCACGGAGCGCTTTGCGCACTTCATCTGAAGACTTGACTCCAGCAATAAAGATATCTGAAGGTATACCTGCGACTTCTTTTCCATCGGAGATAATCAGATTCGGGTTCAGTTCTCGAAATCCAATGAGTGGTAAGGTCT
This window encodes:
- a CDS encoding TetR/AcrR family transcriptional regulator, coding for MTDLRPESKREKQRQATHSAILSAARSTMRNRGFKNTTIREIASISKVAVGTVMAHFGSKEDLLYEVFHGDIQQFAYEVFTTLKPTKPLDEQLVHIGESFLNHYASEPELYTDFLEHSLFARGDWGEQFTNQVKEAGTRIAAIYVASIQRKEIREDVNIEAAVLEFFAHYYFVLMIQIKSKFSDVESGAAQHKLLIDQHYRGIKL
- a CDS encoding alpha/beta fold hydrolase — its product is MKQVKLAKSDDGFRILNEWHDRFESRLSFETRTERVNTSFGFTDVMITGPEESQDSSPIVILHGATAGAPFALGELQDLPGRQRFYTVNIPGQSTRAEQVRLDFGTDEYSRWLCEVFDQLSIERATVCGVSWGGSVALQLAKYNPDRISGLILVVPGSIVRGPVLKGIWEIGLPMLRFKLFPTQKNCDRAVHKIFTTSDEYWSPYITDAMRYWNVDFSVPPLVSKNDMSSLNAPVFVIAADKDLSFPGEPLIARSYSLFPNLVGAHLLKNSHHCPSFDSDDRRRFTQIFESALESIRAASPSAFCVQSETKH
- a CDS encoding catalase — translated: MNKKPKLTTTGGAPIADNQNSITAGPRGPVLLQDYQLIEKLAHQNRERIAERVVHAKGWGAFGTLTIEHDISKYTKAKVLQPGTQTEMIARFSTVAGEAGAADAERDVRGFALKFYTEEGNWDLVGNNTPVFFVRDAYKFPDFIHTQKRHPRTNLRSPTAMWDFWSLSPESLHQVTILFSDRGLPISVRHINGYGSHTFSLINDQNERFWVKFHFKTEQGHKHWTNEEAEQVVGKTRESTQEDLFYAIENGDFPKWKFQVQIMPETDADLTPYNPFDLTKVWPHSDYPCIDVGTMELNRNPDNYFAEIEQASFSPSNIVPGIGFSPDKMLQARIFSYADAHRHRLGTHYESLPVNAPKCPVHHYHKDGAMCFKSNGTNSDAYYEPNSFNGPVEQPDVAEPPLKISGDADRYNHREGNDDYAQPRALFNLFDDGQKARLFSNIAAAMQGVPEEIVERQLKHFELVDPAYGAGVREALGRS
- a CDS encoding sugar phosphate isomerase/epimerase family protein, which gives rise to MPISRREFLTSSTAAATVLGATSSGTAGEKESVQTQPRRARIGISTYSYWRYNARTKLSIEKCIDLAAESGFDGVDVLHVQMKGESNKKLQNIKRRAFLHGIDLCGFSTHQGFVSPDKARRQKNVEKTLHQIELAYQMGIPTMRVNTGGWGTSANFDELMRNRGIEPRLKGYTDDDAYGWVIGSLEQCLKKAEECGVLLGLENHWGMARTPEGLMRIVNAIDSPWLQVTMDTGNFLEDPYEKLEQIAPKTVYVQAKTYYGGGKWYTLDLDYSLIAQILKKNKYQGYITLEFEGKEDYETAIPKSLAMLRNAFDE
- a CDS encoding esterase/lipase family protein → MTDTNHREHNKEEVNHGPPKKMGHSILLNFLFSLILILASFGYALWQTRIIDGNFHFNAVRWEFVLPFSAILATLPWFILWIRRKKQTSLQYQNDLQNSNPSDNNKWYTYNNSDTVLVFIHGVLSDSRSCWLNQERDKHVFWPDLIGADSRFNDPAIFLAGYYTEINSGSTTIRDCAEQVFSALGRPDVNGHAPVLNWQRIVFVCHSMGGIVARYLLESNQKEFENKEIGLVLIASPSYGSKLANRLSPIIRFYGHSQGKQLKWGGELNKDLDFKFKKLIDKKSIPGLSGVEFYENHFIAPGILRFLKWKWIPLRTRHVVVTEESAGRYFGAPKLIPNSDHFTSVKPDNQKHCTHEYFYDFLKNKGLLPKDRADNIAAKHILNTVDKNKKASD